From the genome of Mycobacterium kansasii ATCC 12478:
ATCCACCACGGGAAGTGTCCGAACCAGACGCCGAGGTGACTTGCGCCAGGTTCGCAGGACGCGCTGACGCACGGTGAGTAGAACGGTGTCAGGTAGTGGTATTTCTCGACCCAGTAGCCGCTACCCCAAAATGCCCGGGTGGTCGCATAGACGATGAACGCCAGGAACCCGATGTTGGTGACCAGCGGTGCCCACCACCAGGTGTCGGTGCGCAGGGTCCGTTCGGGGATTTGCGCCCGGGTGGGTGAGAAAACGCCGGTGTCAGGACGGTTCGCCGCGGGTGCGCTCATCTTGTGTGATCCTCTTCGAGTGGTATCTCGTCGAAGGGTACACAGATAGGGGGCCCTCTTTTCGGCGGGGTTTGGTTGTCAGTATCTACTGTGACCGCCGACACCTTCGTCGTCGACGTCGCGCCAGAAATCGCGGTCGTAGTCGGTGTCGGGGATGGCGATCTTCTCGCCGGAATACTGGGCAGCGGCGCGATCCAGGTCCAACTCAGAGACATCGGTGTCGAGCAATTCGATGTCGGTGAGGATCCGGTCGGCGTCGATGACGATGCGGCGCATGGCCGGGTCGTCGCCGTACCGTGACTTCAGCGAGGTCACGCACCGCCGCAGACCGCCGATGAGGTCGTGCAGTTCCGCGATTTCAGCAGAGGCGGACAACGTATCTCCCTGGAAGCTGATGGTGTTTCGGATCACAATACGTCACCCGATGGTATCCGCACTCCGCGGCGATGCACAGGGCATCGCAGCACCGGCCGAGCCCACCGGCGAGGTCGACCTTCGGCGCGGACCGCGCCCGCAACCGGCTGATCCGGCGGAGCCATCCACCCCGCCGGATCGTCGTCGCCGGACTAACGGATTACTTCGTGATCGCGATGCGCTGCGCCTGGTTCCCCGCGTAGGCGCCGTTGACCCGCACGGTCAGGATGCCCGCGTCATACGAAGCCGTGACGGCCTCGCTGGTGACCTGGGCCGGCAGCCGGAATGAACGGCGGAATGACCCGTAACGGATTTCCTTCAGGACGCGACCGTCCGCGTTCTCCGCGTGTTCGTCCCGGTGCTCACCATGGATCACCAGGCGGCTCACCCCGTTCCTAACGTCGACCTCGACGTTGACGTCGTTGTCGACGTCGACACCGGGAAGTTCGAGCCGGACCAGGGCGTCGTCACCGTCTCTGACGATCTCCGCGGCCGGGCTGAACTCGCCGGTCGCCGGCTTGTACCAGTCCGTGGCCGCGGCGGGGCCGAAGAAGTCACGCAGCAAGCGGTCGGGGTCCCAGGTACCCCAGGCGGGACGCGACCACAATGCGAGATTGCTCATGGATATCTCCTTATGCTTCCTTGTGAGTTAGCTGTATCCGGCGCTGCGCCGGCTGGCTATCTCGTAGAACATGAGTCGAAGCCGCTAAAGTTCCACCTGGGCTTTCGCCGATAGTGAACGCAGTCACACAGACTGTTCCCAGCTGTGAGCGCCATGTCATCGGGCTGTCACATTGGGCGATTTTGCGGCAATTTTCCGCCCTTAACCTTCATGGCATGGCTTCAGCCGGAACCACTCGCGCGCGCGACGGGGAATCGCCCTGCCGGCGGCATGTGATCGTGGTGGGGCACGGCATGGTGGGCCACCGACTGGTGGAGGCACTGCGTGCTCGCGACACCAGCGGCTTGTGGCGGATCACGGTGCTGGCCGAGGAGGGCGACGCTGCTTACGACCGGGTCGGGCTGACGTCCTACACCGAAACCTGGGACCGCGGGCAACTCGCTTTGCCAGGCAACGACTATGCCGGTGACGACCGGGTCCGGTTGCTGCTCAACACCCGGGTGACCGAGATCGACCGCGCGACCAAGTCGGTCGTCACCGCCGACGGACAGCGACACAGCTACGACGCTCTGGTGCTGGCCACCGGCTCCTACGCATTCGTCCCCCCGGTGCCCGGGCACGACCTGCCCGAGTGTCACGTCTACCGCACCCTCGACGACCTCGACGCGATCCGCGCCGGCGCCCAACACACACTGAACTCGGCTCACACCGACGCCGGAGTGGTCATCGGAGGCGGCCTTCTGGGACTCGAAGCCGCCAATGCGCTGCGCCAGTTCGGGTTGCAGCCGCACGTCGTCGAGATGATGCCCCGATTGATGGCCCAGCAGATCGACGAGGCCGGCGGCGCCCTGCTCGCTCGCATGATCACTGACCTCGGGATCGCCGTCCATGTTGGCACTGGCACCGAATCCATTGAGCCCGTTGAACACTCAGATGGCTCAGCGACGGTTCGGGTGCGGCTTACCGACGGTGACACCATCGACGCCGGCGTGGTGATCTTCGCCGCCGGCATCCGGCCGCGCGACGAGTTGCCGAAGGCGGCGGGTCTGGCGATCGCCGAGCGCGGCGGCGTACTCACCGACTTGTCTTGCCGGACAAGCGATCCCGATATCTATGCGGTCGGGGAAGTGGCGGCGATTGAGGGGTGCTGCTACGGCCTGGTCGGACCGGGATACACCAGCGCCGAGGTGGTGGCGGACCGGCTGCTGGGCGGTGCTGCCGAGTTCCCGGAAGCGGATCTGTCGACAAAGCTCAAGCTGCTGGGCGTCGACGTCGCCAGCTTCGGCGATGCGATGGGCGCGACCGAGAACTGCCTCGAGGTCGTCATCAACGACGCGGTGAAGCGCACCTACGCGAAGCTGGTGCTCTCCGACGACGCCAAGACGCTGCTGGGCGGTGTGCTCGTGGGTGACGCCTCGTCGTACGGGGTGCTGCGGCCCATGGTCGGCAGCGAGTTGCCCGGGGATCCGCTGGCGCTGATCGCGCCGGCCGGATCCGGCCCGGGCGGTGGTGGGTTGGGCGTTGGGGCGCTGCCGGATTCGGCTCAGATCTGCTCCTGCAACAACGTCACCAAGGGTGACCTGAAGTGCGCGATCGCCGATGGTTGCGCCGATGTGCCGGCCCTCAAGGCATGCACCGCGGCCGGCACCTCGTGTGGGTCCTGCGTGCCGTTGCTGAAACAGCTGCTGGAAGCCGAGGGAGTCGAGCAGTCCAAGGCGCTGTGCGAGCACTTCAGCCAGTCGCGGGCGGAGCTGTTCGAGATCATTTCGGCCACCGAGATCCGAACCTTCTCCGGCCTCCTAGAGCGTTTCGGCCGCGGAAAGGGTTGCGACATATGCAAACCCGTGGTCGCCTCGATCTTGGCCTCCACCGGCTCCGACCACATCCTGGACGGCGAGCAAGCCGCGCTGCAGGATTCCAACGACCACTTCCTGGCCAACATTCAGAAGAACGGCAGCTACTCGGTGGTCCCGCGGGTTCCCGGTGGTGACATCAAGCCCGAGCACCTGATTCTGATCGGCCAGATCGCCCAGGAATTCGGGCTGTACACCAAGATCACCGGCGGTCAGCGGATCGATATGTTCGGCGCCCGGGTGGATCAGCTGCCGCTGATCTGGAAGCGGCTGGTCGACGCCGGCATGGAGTCCGGCCACGCCTATGGCAAGGCGCTGCGCACCGTGAAGAGCTGCGTGGGCAGCGACTGGTGCCGCTACGGGCAGCAGGATTCGGTGCAGCTGGCCATCGATCTCGAATTGCGGTACCGCGGCCTGCGCGCGCCGCACAAGATCAAACTGGGCGTTTCGGGCTGCGCGCGGGAATGCGCCGAGGCTCGCGGCAAGGACGTGGGTGTCATCGCCACCGAAAAAGGCTGGAACCTCTACGTGGGCGGCAATGGTGGCATGACTCCCAAGCATGCCCAGCTGTTGGCCGGCGACCTCGACACCGAGACACTGGTCCGTTACATCGACCGGTTTCTCATGTACTACATCCGCACGGCCGACCGGCTGCAACGCACCGCGCCGTGGGTGGAATCGCTGGGGCTCGACCACGTGCGCGAGGTCGTCTGCGAAGACTCGCTCGGCCTGGCCGAGGAATTCGAGGCCGCAATGGAGCGGCATGTTGCCAACTACAAGTGCGAGTGGAAGGGCGTGCTGGAGGATCCGGACAAGCTGTCACGGTTCGTCTCCTTCGTCAATGCCCCCGACGCGGTCGACTCGACCGTGACGTTCACCGAGCGTGCCGGGCGAAAAGTCCCTGTGCCCATTGGCATGCCGCGGATGCGCTCATAGTCAGGGAGGGAATCATGACACTTCTCAACGACATTCAGGTCTGGACCACCGCGTGTGCGTATGACCAGCTCATTCCCGGCCGTGGTGTCGGTGTGCTGCTCGACGACGGTAGCCAGGCGGCGCTGTTCCGGCTGGACGACGGCTCGGTGCGCGCGGTCGGTAACGTGGACCCGTTCTCCGGCGCGGCCGTGCTGTCCCGTGGGATCGTCGGCGATCGCGGCGGACGGGTCACGGTCCAATCACCGATTCTGAAGCAGGCTTTCGCGCTCGATGACGGTAGCTGCCTGGACGATCCGCGGGTCTCGGTGCCGGTTTACCCGGCGCGCGTCACAACCGAAGGCCACATCCAGGTCGCGCGGATCGCAGCCTGACAGCGCCGACCGCCGGCCTATCAGGCCGAGCAGAGGCCTAGCCGCGGCTGATGTCTCCGACGAGGTAGCGCTGCATCGTCGGGCCGATGGCGTCGACAAGGGCCTCCACTGACATGGAATGCAGCGGTTCCGAACGCACCCCGTAGCGCATGATGCCCAAGCCGACCAGCTGCGAAGCGCACAAAGAGGCCCGGACGGCGATCTTGTCGACCCCCAGCATCTTCAGCAGCGGGTTGAAAACCGGCCCGATGAACATCGCCTGAACGATTTCGGCGGTTTTGGCCAAGCCTGTGGACGCGATGGCGCTGGCCGCAAAGGGACCGCCGCCCGCGGCGTCCCAGGTGGTAATCAGCATGTAAAGCGTACGGCGGCCGACCTGGTTGACGCTTCCGGTGACGATTTTGTCGATGAATTCCGGTGTGCTGAACGGCAGCCGCAGCATCTTGGCTACCGGGTCGAGGAGCCCGCGTGAGGGCTCCTGGTGATGGGCCATGGTGCCAGGATTGCGCGGATGTCACCAAAGATCAAGCGTCCGTGACGTCGGCGTGCCATCCCGGCAGAGCCGTGCCGGCAAAGAACTTGTCTTCCACCTAATTCGGCATGCGTTGCATTCGGCGACTACCCAATCGACGCCGGATGGCGCCGCGGAATCGTCCGGCGATCAACCGTGCCAATCCTGGATGCTCGCCAAGCGGCGGCGTCACCAGATCGGCGCCACAGGCGCGCAGCCGTTCTTGAAACAGACCTTCGGCCAGCAGATAAGAGACCACCACGACGCGGCGCGCGCCCATTCGGCGGGCATCGGCAACTGCCGTGCACACATCCGGACCACCGGTGGCCGCGAACGCCAGCTCCACGTGGGACCCGGTCAGCGTCGACAGGAACGTCCGAGCGGTGTGCAGATCGGCGTGTGCTCGGTCGTTCGATGTTCCCGCCGCGGCCAGGATCACCGAATCGTCTGGACGCCAACCGGATTTCACCAGCTGGTGGGCCAGGATTCTGGTGATCTCCCGGCTGGGCCCCAATGCGGGGGTGACGGTGACGTCCGGATGGCCGCTGGCTGTGACATGAGCCGGCAGGTCGGTTCGGACGTGGTATCCGCGAGACAGGAAGGCGGGCACCAGGATTGCGGGTTGGGCCGATACCGCTGCCGGGGACAATCCGGAGAGCACTTCGCTGGGTGTGGGTCCCAGCACGTCGACGAACGCAACGTGCACGGTCTGCTCGACCAGTGCGCTTACCCGCGAGGCAAGGTCGCCGATCATTGCGACGCCGGCCGGTCTGCGGGTGCCGTGTGCCGTCAGGATCAGACTCATACGGCGTCCTGTGTGTCGACGGCCAGCCGGTAGCCGCGTTTGACCACTGTTGCAATGATGTTCTTGTCGCCCAAACCCGTCCGCAGCCGCAACACGGCGGTGTCGACGGCGTGGGTGTCCTCGCCGTTGCCGGGTAACACGGCGAGCAGTTCGTCGCGCCCCACGACGTCGCCGGGGCGTCGGGCCAGCGCACGCAGAATCGCCATTCCCGATGCCGGCAGCGTTTTGATGGAATCGTCGACCAGCACACAGGTCCCGCGGATATCGATGACGTGCCCTGCGGCGGTTAGGGTGCACGATCCGCGCCGTGGCAATTCCTCGGCGATATGGCGGGCCAAGGCTCCCAACCGCATTCGCTCCGGAGCTGACGTGGGGACGCCCTTTCGGGCCAAGGGGCGCGATGTGACCGGGCCCACGCACATCGCGTGCACATCGTTGCGCAGCGCTGCCAATAGCTGCTCCTCGATACCCAACTGGCGGCCACGTTCCAGTACCGCCGCCGCGGCTGGTGCCGAGGTGAAACTGACCGCGTCGAATTGTCTTCGGGCAATGCCGGCGACCAACTGGTCGAATTCACCGCCCAATGGTGTTGGCTTCCAGCGGTATACCCGGATAGGCACCACTTCGGCACCCGCCGAACGCAACCCGCCGACAAACTCCGGGAACGGGTCCCAACCGTCGGCGGCGCCGTGCAATTGGACGGCGATCCGCTTCCCGGATACGCCGGACCTCAGCAGGTAGTCCAAAACCTCGAGCGACGACTCCGAATCCGGGGACCATTCCTCACGTAACCCTGCGGCGCGCAACTCCCCGGTGGCTTTCGGCCCGCGAGATATGACCCGGGCCGCGGACAGCACCCCGATCAGCCCGCCGGCCAACCCCCACCCCTCGGCGGCAGCTATCCAGCCCCGAACGCCGATACCGGTGTGCGCCACCAGTATGTCCGGCGGATCGGCAATCAACGCCTGCGTATTGCGGTGGAGTTCGTCGTCGTCGGGCAACGCGATCATGGAGATCGCCGGGGCGCTGCATACCTCGGCACCCTGGCGGCGCAGCAACGCGCACAGCTCGTCGGCGCGGCGCGCCGATGTCACTGCAATGCGGTAGCCCCGCAGTGGCTCAGAGTTCCGCTGGGCCATATCAACTGTTTAAGCTTCGGAAATTTCGGTGGCGTTACAAAGCAATTGCCTGGGCATTGCCCCTGGCTGAGGCGGTGCTCACACCCGGGCGAGTTCGGCTGGAGCCTTCGCGTCGCGGACCATTGTTTCCGAAACCGGCCGGCGTACATACAACATCCAGGTCAGGACGGCGGCAACGCCATAGGAAGCCAGAAACGCCCAGTACGCGGACGTCTCGGTGCCGCTCCTAAGGTAGGACTCACGCAGAGCCAGGTTGATGCCCACGCCGCCGAGTGCGCCGACTGCCGAACAGATTCCGATGAGCGATCCCGACATGGCACGCGCCCAGTGACGGCGTTCGGCGTCGGTGACCAGCAGCGACCTGCTGCGCGCCTCGAACACCGACGGAATCAGTTTGAACACCGACCCATTGCCCATTCCGGAAAGGATGAACAGCGCCATGAATCCGATGATCCCGACGACCTCGACGACGTCGTCCACCATGGTGGTGGTGGTTGTCGCCGCGGCATAGTCGGTGTAGGTGCTGATGCCGACCAGCATCCCGGCGGCCACGATCATGCCGGCCAGCACGCCGAGCGTGACGCGGCTGCCGCTGATGCGATCGGCCAAGCGTCCGCCGTATATCCGGGCGAGGGATCCCAATAATGGTCCGACGAAGGCGATTTGGGCGGCGTGCAGTGACGCATGCTTCGCAGTTTCGCCGTTGGCCGTGAAATTGACCTCCAAGACCTGCCCGAACGCGAACGAAAACCCGATCCAGGAGCCGAACGTACAGACGTAGAGCAGCGAAATCACCCAGGTGTCGCGGTCGAACAGGATCGACCGCATGTGGTTGATCTCGATGCGGTGCTCGAGATTGTCCATGAACACCGCCGCCGCGATGCCCACGAGCGCCAGCAGCACCAGATACGTCGCACAGACCCAGTACGGTGCCTCGTGGCCCGCTGTGGCCAGCACCAAGAGGCCGACCAACTGGATCACCGCGACCCCGAGGTTGCCGACACCGGCGTTGACGGCCAGTGCCGCACCCTTGAGCCGTTGCGGGTAGAACGCATTGACGTTGGCCAACGAGGCCGCGTAGTTGCCGCCGCCCAGCCCGGTCAGCGCCGCGCACACCACATACGGCCACAACGGCAGTCCGGGGTTGGCCAGCAGCACGATAGTGCCGGCGGTTGGGATCAATAGCACGAATGCCGAGAACGTGGTCCAGTTGCGGCCGCCGAACTTCGCGATACCCAAGGTGTACGGGATGCGCACGCAGCCACCGACCAGCGTCGCGACCGCACCGAGCAGCAACTTGTCGCCGGCGGAAAACCCGTAGACCGAAGCCGGCATGAACAACACCATCACCGACCACAGCGACCATATCGAGAAGGCCACATGGTCGCCGGCCATGGTGCACAGCAGATTGCGCCGCGCGATCTTCTTGTTACCGGCTTCCCAGGCCGCGGTGTCTTCCGGATTCCAGTCCGGGAGGCGATGGTTGCGGCCCATACGGTCTTCACCTTTCGTGCGCGGTGTTCTGTCCCGAACAGACGTGACGAGCGCAGCGTCCTTGAAGGCGTACACCCAGTCCCCCGTCGAGCCATCCCACCGCAACTTGTTTCGGCTATTCGGCGGGATGCAGGACGGCCCGCGGTCACCAGGCATGTGTCGCAGTCCGTTCGATGCTCACATCGAGTATGGAAGTGAGTCAACCCGATGAGGGCGATATGGCCTGAAAGTTGAGTTCCAGTTGTCTGGAAGCTTCCTGGCAGGCGCCGTGAGTTGCGTTTCGAATGTGCTGCGGGACACCGACCTTCACCGTGCATTCGAGCAGAAGTCATTGGCGCACAACGAAATTGTGACTTCG
Proteins encoded in this window:
- a CDS encoding Hsp20/alpha crystallin family protein, giving the protein MSNLALWSRPAWGTWDPDRLLRDFFGPAAATDWYKPATGEFSPAAEIVRDGDDALVRLELPGVDVDNDVNVEVDVRNGVSRLVIHGEHRDEHAENADGRVLKEIRYGSFRRSFRLPAQVTSEAVTASYDAGILTVRVNGAYAGNQAQRIAITK
- a CDS encoding nitrate/nitrite transporter; amino-acid sequence: MGRNHRLPDWNPEDTAAWEAGNKKIARRNLLCTMAGDHVAFSIWSLWSVMVLFMPASVYGFSAGDKLLLGAVATLVGGCVRIPYTLGIAKFGGRNWTTFSAFVLLIPTAGTIVLLANPGLPLWPYVVCAALTGLGGGNYAASLANVNAFYPQRLKGAALAVNAGVGNLGVAVIQLVGLLVLATAGHEAPYWVCATYLVLLALVGIAAAVFMDNLEHRIEINHMRSILFDRDTWVISLLYVCTFGSWIGFSFAFGQVLEVNFTANGETAKHASLHAAQIAFVGPLLGSLARIYGGRLADRISGSRVTLGVLAGMIVAAGMLVGISTYTDYAAATTTTTMVDDVVEVVGIIGFMALFILSGMGNGSVFKLIPSVFEARSRSLLVTDAERRHWARAMSGSLIGICSAVGALGGVGINLALRESYLRSGTETSAYWAFLASYGVAAVLTWMLYVRRPVSETMVRDAKAPAELARV
- the nirD gene encoding nitrite reductase small subunit NirD, which produces MTLLNDIQVWTTACAYDQLIPGRGVGVLLDDGSQAALFRLDDGSVRAVGNVDPFSGAAVLSRGIVGDRGGRVTVQSPILKQAFALDDGSCLDDPRVSVPVYPARVTTEGHIQVARIAA
- a CDS encoding sirohydrochlorin chelatase, translated to MSLILTAHGTRRPAGVAMIGDLASRVSALVEQTVHVAFVDVLGPTPSEVLSGLSPAAVSAQPAILVPAFLSRGYHVRTDLPAHVTASGHPDVTVTPALGPSREITRILAHQLVKSGWRPDDSVILAAAGTSNDRAHADLHTARTFLSTLTGSHVELAFAATGGPDVCTAVADARRMGARRVVVVSYLLAEGLFQERLRACGADLVTPPLGEHPGLARLIAGRFRGAIRRRLGSRRMQRMPN
- the nirB gene encoding nitrite reductase large subunit NirB, with the protein product MASAGTTRARDGESPCRRHVIVVGHGMVGHRLVEALRARDTSGLWRITVLAEEGDAAYDRVGLTSYTETWDRGQLALPGNDYAGDDRVRLLLNTRVTEIDRATKSVVTADGQRHSYDALVLATGSYAFVPPVPGHDLPECHVYRTLDDLDAIRAGAQHTLNSAHTDAGVVIGGGLLGLEAANALRQFGLQPHVVEMMPRLMAQQIDEAGGALLARMITDLGIAVHVGTGTESIEPVEHSDGSATVRVRLTDGDTIDAGVVIFAAGIRPRDELPKAAGLAIAERGGVLTDLSCRTSDPDIYAVGEVAAIEGCCYGLVGPGYTSAEVVADRLLGGAAEFPEADLSTKLKLLGVDVASFGDAMGATENCLEVVINDAVKRTYAKLVLSDDAKTLLGGVLVGDASSYGVLRPMVGSELPGDPLALIAPAGSGPGGGGLGVGALPDSAQICSCNNVTKGDLKCAIADGCADVPALKACTAAGTSCGSCVPLLKQLLEAEGVEQSKALCEHFSQSRAELFEIISATEIRTFSGLLERFGRGKGCDICKPVVASILASTGSDHILDGEQAALQDSNDHFLANIQKNGSYSVVPRVPGGDIKPEHLILIGQIAQEFGLYTKITGGQRIDMFGARVDQLPLIWKRLVDAGMESGHAYGKALRTVKSCVGSDWCRYGQQDSVQLAIDLELRYRGLRAPHKIKLGVSGCARECAEARGKDVGVIATEKGWNLYVGGNGGMTPKHAQLLAGDLDTETLVRYIDRFLMYYIRTADRLQRTAPWVESLGLDHVREVVCEDSLGLAEEFEAAMERHVANYKCEWKGVLEDPDKLSRFVSFVNAPDAVDSTVTFTERAGRKVPVPIGMPRMRS
- a CDS encoding uroporphyrinogen-III synthase is translated as MAQRNSEPLRGYRIAVTSARRADELCALLRRQGAEVCSAPAISMIALPDDDELHRNTQALIADPPDILVAHTGIGVRGWIAAAEGWGLAGGLIGVLSAARVISRGPKATGELRAAGLREEWSPDSESSLEVLDYLLRSGVSGKRIAVQLHGAADGWDPFPEFVGGLRSAGAEVVPIRVYRWKPTPLGGEFDQLVAGIARRQFDAVSFTSAPAAAAVLERGRQLGIEEQLLAALRNDVHAMCVGPVTSRPLARKGVPTSAPERMRLGALARHIAEELPRRGSCTLTAAGHVIDIRGTCVLVDDSIKTLPASGMAILRALARRPGDVVGRDELLAVLPGNGEDTHAVDTAVLRLRTGLGDKNIIATVVKRGYRLAVDTQDAV